One Podospora pseudopauciseta strain CBS 411.78 chromosome 4, whole genome shotgun sequence genomic window, CTCTTTTATAAGCTTGACATAGGTGGCCCTGATGGAAGTGTATCGCGACCGAGGAAAGAACACCATCGGCACATATCCCAACAGCTAGTTCCCTACCTACGcattgctcctcctcaatctcgaTACGATTACGCTCCTTTTACGATATAATACACTAGATATACCCCTGCTGCATAGCTCATCCTCTTGACAACGCGACCGGCATTCGAGCGTCCATTGTTACTACGATACCCCATTGCTTAGCCTCTTACCTACTCGGACCTCCGTGTTATCTacctcatctccatcaccagtCTTAGGAACACATCCGCGATGGCTGGCCTTTTGGACGTAATAGCTTGGATCTACTACGCCATGACGGAGCCGAGCTGGATCCCGTCGCAGTTTCATCCTTTCTTGCATGGCATTTCTGGCTTCTTTGTAAGTACAGGGACCGCTGGACCTTCGTACCATACTAACCTGTTCCAGATGACCCTTGGTTCTCTCTTCATCGTACCAATCATCTGCCTCGTCATCTACGACATCACCCTCTACATATTCAGACTCACCGGTTCTGCCTGCGAAACATTTACGAATGCGCTGCGAGCTCGCCAAGCtacccaaccacaacaatCGAAACTACCTATAAACGGGAATGGATCGACTCCCAATGGTCATGCACCGTCCGAAAAGACACAGTAACAAGGGCCCAAGTAGTTGGATAGGGCGGGATAAgggagcagaggaggagacaCAGCATAGCCAGAGAAAGCACAAAACAACCTTGTTTTTTGACAGCCATGTGGCTTGAAATATTTTGCTGGAATTTTGCTCAAGCGACCTGAGAGAGCACCTTGATGAGGTCGCTGGTGACGCCCATGGCCGTGACTTCACCACCGGCGCCCGCGCCCTGGATGATCAAGGGGTTGCTTCCGTACCGCTTAGTATAGAAGCTAATGATGTTATCGCTGCCCTTCAGCGCCGCAATGGGGTGGGAGAGATCGAACTTCTCGAGTCCAACCTTGACCTGCTTTGAGGCGACGTCGATGCTGCCCACAAACCGAACCaccttgccctccttctcagccgCCGCCTTTGTCTCCTCCATCTGAGAGTCAAAGGCGGGGAGCTTCTCGAGGAACTCATCACCGGTGGCAACAGACTCGAGCTCCTTGGGGATCAAGCTCTGGACGGGGAACGACGTGGGAGACTCAACCTCGAGACCGGCAAGgcgggcgaggatggtgagcTTCCGGGCAACGTCCAAGCCGTTGAGATCGTCACGCGGGTCGGGCTCAGTGTAACCgagctccttggccttcctGACCTCGGCGGACCATTGGCCGCCCTTGCCGGAGGTGGGGGCGAAAgagttgaagaggaaggacaTGGTGCCGCTGAAGACACCCTCGATCTTGGT contains:
- the HOM6 gene encoding Homoserine dehydrogenase (EggNog:ENOG503NW9B; BUSCO:EOG09263483; COG:E) — translated: MAAAKQVNIAIIGAGGVGKCFLGQLETLAQRRPSPKLVLTYISTSKKAIYNSDYAAIAINDVSSKLASSSQVPLAPPKLIEYLKSSGSKTVLVDNTSSQDVADAYPLFLGNGISIVTPNKKAFSGSYKLWQDIFSAAEQSGAKVYHESSVGAGLPVISTLNDLVNTGDEVTKIEGVFSGTMSFLFNSFAPTSGKGGQWSAEVRKAKELGYTEPDPRDDLNGLDVARKLTILARLAGLEVESPTSFPVQSLIPKELESVATGDEFLEKLPAFDSQMEETKAAAEKEGKVVRFVGSIDVASKQVKVGLEKFDLSHPIAALKGSDNIISFYTKRYGSNPLIIQGAGAGGEVTAMGVTSDLIKVLSQVA